The bacterium genome includes a window with the following:
- a CDS encoding NUDIX hydrolase has protein sequence MSNKINDEDKVFIKKVYECPVFYVEEQQPTDTSRKRFAVRHPGAAVFLPITDTGSILFVQQYRMPIGRELIEAPAGTLESGELPLHCAQREIQEEVGMRAETWHELGTLYPAPGFCDELQYLFIARDLTPSSLPADADENITVIEMERDEIFMRIASGDICDGKTIALLLRAQLLRLI, from the coding sequence ATGTCGAACAAAATAAATGATGAAGATAAGGTTTTCATCAAGAAAGTCTACGAATGCCCCGTGTTCTACGTTGAAGAGCAGCAACCGACTGATACATCAAGGAAGCGATTTGCAGTAAGACACCCAGGGGCGGCGGTATTTTTGCCAATTACCGATACGGGTTCGATTCTTTTTGTTCAGCAATATCGGATGCCGATTGGTCGAGAGTTGATAGAAGCTCCTGCTGGTACACTCGAATCTGGGGAGCTTCCACTTCACTGTGCCCAGCGAGAGATCCAGGAAGAGGTCGGTATGCGGGCTGAAACGTGGCATGAGCTTGGTACTCTCTATCCAGCTCCAGGTTTCTGCGATGAATTGCAGTATTTATTCATTGCAAGAGACCTTACTCCCTCCTCTCTTCCCGCTGATGCAGATGAGAATATTACGGTAATTGAGATGGAGAGGGATGAAATATTTATGAGAATTGCATCTGGTGATATCTGTGATGGAAAGACTATTGCGCTACTTCTTCGAGCACAGCTTTTAAGGCTTATCTAA
- a CDS encoding CpaF family protein, with amino-acid sequence MRRITPEELEEIVPHRSSGQMLALPAPREEGLTPSLIHILQEVQRELGRQESESTKQSLSQHDLVELVYSVSRQQGFEISNFERDQILAQLERESRPFGVLQDLINAPDISDIIVHDSRQISFQRGRNTYSTNLRFFNQEAYETFVERILQKAGTSYSTKKPVADGMIGSLARVHAVHRSLCDTGPYLTIRLNRFGTVCIEDLVKKGLAPEPILRYLSLLIRGGHTAFIVGEVGTGKTTLARALASSVPHEDSILVIEDTPEIRLEHPQTRYMTTREANTDGEGRVSPAECIRAGMRMAMNRIIFGEIRDCEAAEAFVDVCASGHPGLSTIHAKSATDAITRLELFLGRAQRGVGRDVLIQQIGTAVQVVAFINICRRTGQRRIMEIKELGAASDGVLRQRDIFLYDRDASTPTWQLVSRVSQFRSELETGEHPLYLSHLPDRLELPAECAFQEGMKAA; translated from the coding sequence ATGCGTAGAATTACTCCTGAAGAGCTTGAAGAGATTGTTCCTCATCGTAGCTCTGGACAAATGCTTGCCTTGCCAGCTCCTCGAGAGGAAGGACTAACACCCTCGCTTATCCACATTCTTCAAGAGGTGCAGCGCGAGTTGGGTCGTCAGGAGTCTGAGTCGACGAAGCAAAGCCTCTCTCAACATGATCTTGTAGAATTGGTTTATTCAGTTTCTCGCCAACAAGGTTTTGAGATAAGCAACTTTGAGCGAGATCAAATTTTGGCACAACTTGAACGCGAGAGTCGTCCGTTTGGGGTGCTTCAGGATCTCATTAATGCGCCTGATATTTCAGATATTATTGTGCATGATAGCCGGCAAATTTCTTTTCAGCGTGGACGAAATACGTATTCGACGAACCTTCGATTCTTCAATCAGGAGGCTTATGAAACGTTTGTCGAGCGAATTTTGCAAAAGGCGGGAACTTCATACTCGACAAAAAAACCAGTCGCCGACGGAATGATCGGGAGTCTTGCTCGAGTTCATGCTGTTCATCGCTCGTTATGCGATACTGGACCTTATTTAACAATTCGACTCAATCGCTTTGGGACAGTATGCATTGAAGACCTTGTTAAAAAGGGCTTAGCTCCAGAGCCTATCTTGCGATATCTCTCGCTTCTCATTCGGGGCGGTCATACCGCCTTCATTGTTGGAGAAGTCGGAACAGGTAAAACGACTCTAGCGCGAGCTCTTGCGAGTAGTGTTCCACATGAAGATTCGATACTCGTCATCGAAGATACCCCTGAAATACGCCTAGAACATCCACAAACTCGGTATATGACTACCCGAGAGGCAAATACCGATGGTGAAGGGCGCGTTTCTCCTGCTGAATGTATTCGAGCAGGAATGAGAATGGCGATGAATCGCATTATTTTTGGCGAAATCCGTGATTGTGAAGCTGCGGAGGCGTTTGTTGATGTTTGTGCTTCTGGGCATCCAGGACTTTCTACGATTCATGCAAAAAGCGCCACAGATGCAATCACTCGATTGGAGCTTTTTCTTGGGAGAGCGCAGCGCGGAGTTGGTCGTGACGTTCTGATTCAGCAGATCGGTACTGCGGTACAAGTTGTTGCATTTATAAATATCTGCCGGCGGACTGGACAGAGACGTATTATGGAGATTAAAGAGCTTGGCGCCGCTTCTGATGGTGTTTTGCGTCAGCGTGATATTTTTCTTTATGACAGGGATGCTTCTACTCCAACCTGGCAACTTGTGTCGCGAGTTAGCCAGTTTCGTTCTGAGCTCGAAACAGGAGAGCATCCGCTCTACTTGTCACATCTGCCTGATAGGCTCGAGTTGCCTGCTGAATGTGCTTTTCAAGAAGGAATGAAAGCAGCATGA
- a CDS encoding dicarboxylate/amino acid:cation symporter, which yields MQIYQKYFNSILILSMIAGGIFGGLSPQTAMTISIIGELFLRLLTLLIVPVIFFSMLSGVLNLKDSRTLASVGGKTFLYYMTTTGIAVLIGLSLVNVIEPGIHGSNDSSLHSMLSEESLESSEVGSQLGNTSHSFGDVIRNIIPKNIIQAAHDGNVLGIIFFSLFLGVALLHLSHESTKLVLRETAQGLFEAIIWMIEKTMLLAPIGFFSLIASLIGGFLLKGQLALLGESLLEYTATVVMGLLIHGCIFLPLIARFFGVRPFKLFRAMTPAVLSAASTASSSATLPITLDCLERKAGVPTRIGSFVAPLGSTINMDGTAIYEAIAVVFIANMLGTELTFSHQILIFLTATLSAVGAAGIPGAGLIMMVLILNTVGLPEEGIMLVIIVDRLLDMLRTAVNVWGDSVGAAVIASTESPA from the coding sequence ATGCAAATTTATCAAAAATACTTTAATTCTATCTTAATACTCTCAATGATTGCTGGAGGAATTTTTGGGGGACTGAGCCCTCAGACCGCCATGACTATCAGCATTATTGGGGAACTCTTTCTGCGCTTGCTTACGCTTCTTATTGTTCCCGTAATTTTCTTTTCAATGTTGAGTGGCGTTTTAAACCTGAAAGATTCTCGAACTCTGGCATCAGTTGGCGGCAAGACATTTCTTTATTATATGACCACGACGGGCATTGCTGTGCTGATTGGACTGAGCCTCGTGAACGTTATTGAACCCGGGATTCACGGGAGCAATGACTCTTCACTACATAGCATGCTCTCAGAAGAATCATTAGAATCTTCCGAGGTCGGCAGCCAGCTTGGGAACACTAGCCACTCCTTTGGTGATGTTATTAGAAATATTATTCCGAAAAATATCATTCAAGCAGCCCATGATGGTAATGTTCTCGGAATTATTTTTTTCTCGCTATTTCTCGGAGTTGCGCTCTTACATCTTTCTCATGAAAGCACCAAGCTAGTTCTCAGAGAGACCGCTCAGGGCCTCTTTGAAGCAATTATCTGGATGATTGAAAAAACAATGCTTCTTGCCCCTATAGGATTCTTTTCTCTGATTGCCAGCTTGATAGGCGGATTTCTTCTGAAAGGGCAACTTGCACTCCTTGGAGAATCTCTTCTGGAATACACTGCCACTGTTGTGATGGGGCTTCTTATCCATGGCTGTATCTTTCTGCCTCTGATTGCACGATTTTTTGGGGTTCGTCCGTTCAAACTCTTTCGAGCAATGACTCCAGCGGTTCTATCAGCGGCATCAACGGCTTCTTCCTCGGCGACTCTTCCAATTACTCTTGACTGCCTGGAACGCAAAGCCGGCGTGCCAACCCGTATAGGCAGCTTTGTAGCGCCGTTAGGTTCCACAATTAATATGGATGGAACTGCTATTTACGAGGCAATTGCTGTAGTTTTTATTGCTAACATGCTTGGAACAGAGCTCACGTTTTCTCACCAGATACTTATCTTTCTCACGGCAACGCTTTCTGCCGTTGGTGCAGCTGGAATTCCAGGAGCAGGGCTGATCATGATGGTGTTGATACTTAATACCGTAGGGCTGCCCGAAGAAGGAATAATGCTCGTGATTATTGTTGATCGTCTTCTCGATATGCTGAGAACTGCAGTCAATGTCTGGGGCGATAGCGTAGGAGCAGCAGTTATTGCATCAACTGAATCGCCAGCCTAA
- a CDS encoding ParA family protein has protein sequence MLTIHVLERGAKERESLTTWFHGLLHEENAEIEFVPRVDLKPVSLEELQFAGTPDLCILGPALLEEDLTCIRKIREVIKKVPLLACTSPRLESLAHVEQLARLGVNDTISMQDVSLTFLRKLILLSRNKKEERKAKLVVVESGKGGVGVTTVAAALGELSSLYGNKTVLIDLDFETQDLTRFLQAPPFVNENFQLILEGSRPLCDEAVEQCLCQVWEDDPSLFHIAPPPESELLYASDSKTVRLFLAFLEFLDERFECIVIDSGCMRGALQKTLHRVADEVVFILNNDPATLYASVDRFRKVQENTSSSGRLTILDNGCGSGLPRRLLISEFERVLTGSEKSWAPFGIPFCRRAAKWPASGGTFLSLSRNSAKDAFEQLAIQLELVNEDDSEGSLFRRFMARIQKKRGDSASVAQSEEHPIIAAAAQDRKKDILTHVKALPEPKVMRDSGVRSPCLIDLMQQEECSEQEREEKERADNNDESDSKSKKSFDAKDANSLPTKIPEESGFTIGDLISGVTIR, from the coding sequence ATGCTCACAATTCACGTACTCGAACGAGGAGCGAAAGAGAGGGAGTCATTAACGACTTGGTTTCATGGGCTCTTACATGAAGAGAATGCAGAGATAGAGTTCGTTCCACGAGTTGACCTAAAGCCAGTTTCTCTAGAGGAGCTTCAGTTTGCAGGAACACCAGACCTTTGCATTCTTGGTCCAGCCCTTCTAGAAGAGGATCTTACGTGCATTAGAAAAATTCGAGAAGTCATCAAGAAAGTTCCCCTTCTTGCCTGTACCTCTCCTCGGCTAGAGTCTCTTGCGCATGTCGAGCAACTTGCTCGGCTAGGCGTGAACGATACCATTTCAATGCAAGATGTCAGTCTCACATTTCTTCGAAAGTTGATTCTTCTCTCTCGCAACAAAAAGGAAGAGCGAAAGGCGAAGCTCGTCGTTGTGGAAAGTGGCAAAGGTGGCGTGGGGGTAACAACCGTCGCGGCAGCGCTCGGAGAGTTGAGCTCTTTATATGGGAATAAGACAGTACTTATTGACTTGGATTTTGAAACCCAAGATCTGACCCGCTTTTTACAAGCCCCTCCATTTGTTAATGAGAACTTTCAGCTTATTCTTGAGGGGAGCCGTCCCTTATGTGATGAAGCTGTTGAGCAGTGTTTATGCCAAGTTTGGGAAGATGACCCATCGCTTTTTCATATTGCACCTCCTCCCGAGAGCGAATTGCTCTATGCAAGCGACTCAAAAACAGTGCGTCTCTTTCTAGCGTTTCTTGAATTTCTGGATGAGCGTTTCGAGTGCATCGTTATTGATAGTGGATGCATGCGTGGAGCGTTACAAAAAACATTGCATCGCGTAGCCGACGAAGTCGTCTTTATCCTGAATAATGATCCTGCAACACTTTATGCATCTGTAGATCGCTTTAGAAAAGTTCAAGAGAATACGTCATCTTCTGGTCGACTGACTATTTTAGACAATGGCTGTGGCTCTGGATTGCCTCGTCGCCTACTTATTTCTGAATTTGAACGGGTGCTTACCGGAAGCGAGAAATCGTGGGCACCGTTCGGAATTCCTTTTTGTCGACGTGCCGCTAAATGGCCGGCCTCAGGAGGAACATTTTTATCACTATCGCGAAACTCAGCGAAGGATGCATTTGAGCAACTAGCCATTCAACTAGAACTTGTGAATGAAGATGACTCTGAAGGCAGTCTCTTTCGTCGTTTTATGGCTCGAATTCAGAAAAAGAGAGGCGATAGTGCCTCTGTGGCGCAGAGCGAAGAGCATCCCATAATTGCTGCAGCGGCACAGGATCGCAAGAAAGATATCCTCACGCATGTGAAAGCACTGCCGGAGCCGAAGGTAATGCGAGATTCTGGCGTTCGCAGTCCGTGTCTTATTGACCTGATGCAGCAGGAGGAGTGTTCAGAGCAGGAAAGAGAGGAGAAAGAGAGAGCCGACAATAACGATGAGTCAGACTCAAAAAGCAAGAAGAGCTTTGACGCTAAAGATGCGAACTCTCTCCCCACAAAAATTCCCGAAGAAAGTGGCTTTACAATCGGCGACCTGATCTCGGGAGTAACGATTCGTTAA
- a CDS encoding ferritin, which translates to MRYMITTEVTNQLAQQIQRELSASYAYYGLHLFFTQKSLNGFARWSKQQAIEELTHADKIMSHLLERDAVVEIYDIQQAETSFKTPLEALQYALTLEQDVTHAILHLKQLAHEQRDFQTSSFLNWFLDEQVEEIAQLQELCQRLSLAADDMSALLFLDNQIGKARTKTLINTKDM; encoded by the coding sequence ATGCGCTATATGATTACTACAGAAGTGACAAACCAGCTAGCACAACAAATACAACGCGAGCTTTCAGCCTCCTATGCCTACTATGGGTTACATCTCTTTTTCACCCAAAAAAGCCTCAATGGCTTTGCTCGCTGGAGTAAACAACAAGCAATAGAAGAGCTAACTCACGCAGACAAAATCATGTCTCACCTCTTAGAGCGAGATGCAGTAGTAGAAATATATGATATTCAACAAGCAGAGACTTCATTTAAAACTCCCTTGGAAGCACTTCAATATGCACTAACTCTCGAACAAGACGTCACTCATGCAATCCTTCATCTCAAGCAACTTGCTCATGAACAACGCGACTTTCAAACAAGCAGCTTTCTGAATTGGTTTCTTGATGAGCAAGTGGAAGAGATTGCCCAACTACAAGAGCTCTGCCAAAGGCTTTCTCTGGCTGCCGATGATATGAGCGCACTTCTCTTTCTTGACAATCAAATAGGAAAAGCGCGCACAAAAACTCTTATAAATACGAAGGACATGTGA
- the cpaB gene encoding Flp pilus assembly protein CpaB, which translates to MPSRRVARIRSRRSNQNVLGFGMLAIAVVVASVIFSVQGDGAVSADIVTVHPVVGQFDTVPIPVPIEPVSAGTILKDIRFQKVAFPRHQIPVGAVFDIEPFLASMAIAPLPANLPIFEKNLSVNPSASNPVINRIPDGMRAITVKVDATGAVEGWASSGAIVDVLLVTAQGTRVVAEKVRILSAARSVNPIQNSSSNRVPSTVTLLVTQEQALTITTASPHGKIAFALRSLGDEGRWRERSYDRQRLQGEGAIKPEERVTGYLRVEGKNSRQYSLTGNRWIRTEVTPSNWLKDEED; encoded by the coding sequence ATGCCATCGAGACGGGTTGCACGTATTCGTTCACGAAGAAGTAATCAGAATGTCTTGGGATTCGGAATGCTCGCTATAGCGGTCGTTGTCGCGAGTGTAATCTTTTCTGTGCAAGGAGATGGCGCGGTATCTGCGGATATAGTAACTGTTCATCCAGTTGTTGGTCAGTTCGATACCGTGCCGATCCCCGTGCCGATTGAGCCTGTTTCGGCGGGTACAATCCTAAAGGATATACGATTTCAGAAAGTGGCGTTTCCTCGTCATCAGATACCAGTTGGTGCAGTATTTGATATCGAGCCGTTTTTAGCATCGATGGCTATTGCGCCCCTTCCAGCCAATCTTCCAATATTCGAGAAGAACTTGAGTGTTAATCCTAGCGCCTCGAATCCCGTTATCAATCGGATTCCCGATGGCATGAGGGCTATTACCGTGAAAGTGGATGCAACTGGAGCGGTTGAGGGTTGGGCAAGTAGTGGTGCAATAGTTGATGTCTTGTTGGTTACCGCTCAGGGAACTCGTGTGGTTGCTGAAAAAGTTCGAATTTTATCGGCAGCTCGTTCTGTTAATCCGATTCAGAATTCAAGTAGTAATCGCGTACCCAGCACCGTAACGCTATTGGTCACCCAAGAACAGGCGTTAACAATTACGACAGCTTCTCCACACGGAAAAATTGCCTTTGCGCTCAGAAGTTTAGGAGATGAGGGACGTTGGAGAGAGCGAAGCTATGACCGTCAACGGCTTCAAGGAGAAGGGGCGATAAAACCTGAAGAGAGAGTGACTGGTTATTTGAGAGTGGAAGGAAAGAACTCACGTCAGTATTCGTTAACAGGAAATAGGTGGATTCGAACCGAAGTAACGCCATCAAACTGGTTAAAAGATGAAGAGGATTAA